A single region of the Acidobacteriota bacterium genome encodes:
- a CDS encoding S-adenosylmethionine:tRNA ribosyltransferase-isomerase yields MIAADQPIQRAAAARLLVIDSSGAMHRAPRRELARFLAPGDLLVANDAATLPASLAGHHHPTGRAIEARLAGRSSLAFEDIHEVTAVVFGEGDHRTPTEDRPAPPPLQIGDDLALGPLRATVTATLGHPRLVGLRFAGTPSEIWSGIAHHGRPVQYAHIEEPLALWDVWTRVAAVPAAFEPPSAGFLLDWRLIADLRRQGVAFATLTHAAGLSSTGDSELDRRLPLDEPYRIPATTVQAITRTRARGGRVIALGTTVIRALEHSSRDGVPTQGDGLANQRIGPSSSLQVVDALISGAHEPGESHYELLRSLLDDDQLAAMSAALEGEAYRNHEFGDSVLIERPRPAALALAG; encoded by the coding sequence GTGATCGCCGCCGATCAGCCGATCCAGCGCGCCGCCGCCGCGCGCCTGCTGGTGATCGATTCCAGCGGCGCAATGCACCGCGCCCCCCGCCGAGAGCTGGCGCGCTTCCTGGCGCCCGGCGACCTGCTGGTCGCCAACGACGCCGCCACCTTGCCGGCCAGCCTCGCGGGCCACCACCACCCGACCGGTCGAGCGATCGAAGCTCGCCTGGCGGGACGCTCTTCGCTGGCCTTCGAGGATATTCACGAGGTCACGGCAGTCGTCTTCGGCGAAGGCGACCACCGAACACCGACGGAGGACCGACCGGCCCCACCACCACTGCAGATCGGCGATGATCTCGCCCTCGGCCCACTGCGGGCGACGGTGACCGCAACCCTCGGCCATCCGCGTCTCGTCGGATTGCGTTTCGCCGGCACTCCCAGCGAGATCTGGAGCGGCATCGCGCACCACGGCCGGCCGGTGCAGTACGCCCACATCGAAGAGCCCCTGGCGCTGTGGGACGTGTGGACGCGGGTGGCGGCGGTGCCGGCGGCCTTCGAGCCGCCGTCGGCCGGCTTCCTCCTCGACTGGCGCCTGATCGCCGACCTGCGCCGCCAGGGCGTCGCATTCGCGACCCTGACCCATGCCGCCGGTCTCTCCTCGACCGGTGACTCAGAGCTCGACCGCCGACTACCCCTCGACGAGCCCTACCGCATCCCGGCGACCACCGTGCAGGCGATCACCCGTACCCGCGCCCGCGGCGGCCGCGTCATCGCCCTCGGCACCACCGTCATACGAGCTCTGGAACATTCCTCACGGGACGGTGTTCCGACACAAGGCGATGGCCTGGCCAACCAACGCATCGGCCCCAGCAGCTCACTGCAGGTCGTCGACGCCCTGATCAGTGGAGCCCACGAGCCCGGAGAGAGCCACTACGAGCTGTTGCGCTCCCTGCTCGACGACGATCAGCTCGCCGCGATGAGCGCAGCCCTCGAGGGCGAGGCCTACCGCAACCACGAGTTCGGCGATTCGGTGCTCATCGAGCGGCCCCGGCCGGCGGCCCTGGCGCTGGCCGGGTGA
- a CDS encoding glutaredoxin family protein, giving the protein MEKSPITLYGTTWCGDCHRTKAFLDDRKIPYREIDIEQDEAAAELVMRHNDGKRRVPTLEIAGRYYGNPSIAELRSLV; this is encoded by the coding sequence ATGGAAAAGTCCCCGATCACCCTCTACGGCACCACCTGGTGCGGCGACTGTCATCGCACCAAGGCCTTTCTCGACGATCGCAAGATCCCCTACCGCGAAATCGACATCGAGCAGGACGAGGCGGCGGCGGAGCTGGTGATGCGCCACAACGACGGCAAACGGCGAGTTCCCACCCTCGAGATCGCGGGCCGCTACTACGGCAATCCTTCGATCGCCGAGCTGCGCTCTCTGGTCTGA
- a CDS encoding NAD(P)-binding domain-containing protein, protein MLKKLEEILTSGNGESRRPIIKKGNESNVKGLHVIGDLAGAPVIKLAMEQAVEVVDHLAALPAMAKRPQDPEVLDVLIVGAGAAGLNAALALQEKGFRYRVLEKERIANTIENFPEGKWVYAEPDSEPAKGKLWLDGATKEDLVARWNQIVRDNDLDVCVEEALVDLEKRSDGIFRATTNRGEHLARKVILASGQRGNPRKLGVPGEEAERVYHRLYSPRKYRDEDLVVVGGGNSAVEAALVLAEANRVTLVHRGGDFPRVFKGNRADLDEAIAAGRIRLMLNSRVVEFRGRETVIESDRGGHREEATVGSDHAFVLVGAELPEAFLKKIGIRLENDWVGFPWRSAALTVASFLGLWFLGPLFGAAAPTVSPVVAWGGGAVALAALGALVATGVRGDRWSWLGLSFFAWYSIYGIKVGSGTEFWPFRGWGFETLSFFDRPWSFWYTVLYTGLMTGFGLEALKRWGLDRRDRFQIWRFTSLLAFQWLFFFLIPEFLFQWAVKYQWVGETLASDPQFAEQAWRSYGIVYAWPLFFYTFFYDPAQIWVVWGVLLTFLLIPILVLFHGKRYCSWICGCGGLAETFGDRWRHLAPKGLRSIRLEWMGTVVLAFAALVTLAMLAKDVTGLVRTADWGIYGYRIVVDVWLVGILPVTVYPFMGGKVWCRYWCPLAKLMQFQSKFFTKIGWSRFHIVANDKCIACNECSRNCQVGIDVMRYALKQETLDNATSSCIGCGVCVTVCPMDTLSFSKDGESLLPILPSDPPSPPPPASIN, encoded by the coding sequence TTGTTGAAGAAGCTGGAGGAGATTCTGACGAGTGGCAACGGCGAGAGCCGGCGGCCGATCATCAAGAAGGGCAACGAATCGAACGTCAAGGGCCTGCACGTCATCGGGGATCTCGCCGGGGCGCCGGTGATTAAGCTCGCCATGGAGCAGGCCGTCGAGGTGGTCGATCATCTGGCTGCCCTTCCGGCCATGGCGAAGCGGCCGCAGGACCCGGAAGTGCTCGACGTCTTGATCGTCGGCGCCGGAGCGGCGGGTCTCAATGCGGCTCTGGCGCTGCAGGAGAAGGGGTTTCGATATCGGGTGCTCGAGAAGGAGCGCATCGCCAACACCATCGAGAACTTTCCCGAGGGTAAGTGGGTTTACGCCGAGCCCGATTCGGAGCCGGCGAAGGGCAAGCTCTGGCTCGACGGTGCCACGAAGGAGGACCTGGTGGCGCGCTGGAACCAGATCGTGCGCGACAACGACCTCGACGTCTGCGTCGAAGAGGCCCTGGTCGATCTCGAAAAACGCTCCGACGGCATCTTTCGGGCGACCACCAACCGCGGCGAGCATCTGGCGCGCAAGGTGATCTTGGCCTCCGGTCAGCGCGGCAACCCGCGCAAGCTCGGGGTCCCCGGGGAAGAGGCGGAGCGGGTGTACCACCGCCTCTATTCGCCGCGCAAGTACCGCGATGAAGACCTGGTGGTGGTGGGGGGTGGCAACAGCGCCGTCGAGGCGGCCCTGGTCTTGGCAGAGGCCAACCGGGTCACCCTGGTGCACCGTGGTGGCGACTTTCCACGGGTTTTCAAGGGCAACCGGGCGGATCTCGACGAGGCCATCGCCGCGGGACGGATTCGTTTGATGTTGAACTCCCGAGTGGTCGAGTTCCGGGGCCGTGAAACGGTGATCGAGAGCGACCGCGGGGGCCATCGGGAAGAGGCGACGGTGGGTAGCGATCACGCCTTCGTGCTGGTGGGAGCAGAGCTGCCGGAAGCCTTCCTCAAGAAGATCGGAATCCGTCTCGAGAACGACTGGGTCGGCTTCCCCTGGCGCTCGGCGGCATTGACGGTGGCGTCATTCCTCGGCCTGTGGTTCCTCGGTCCGCTTTTCGGTGCCGCCGCGCCGACGGTGTCCCCGGTGGTCGCCTGGGGCGGCGGTGCGGTGGCCCTGGCGGCGCTCGGCGCTCTGGTGGCGACCGGCGTTCGCGGGGATCGCTGGTCGTGGCTTGGATTGTCTTTTTTCGCCTGGTACTCGATCTATGGCATCAAGGTCGGGAGCGGCACCGAGTTCTGGCCCTTCCGCGGCTGGGGCTTCGAAACCCTGTCCTTCTTCGATCGCCCCTGGTCATTCTGGTACACGGTGCTCTACACCGGGCTGATGACCGGCTTCGGCCTCGAGGCCCTCAAGCGTTGGGGGCTCGATCGTCGCGATCGTTTCCAGATCTGGCGCTTCACCAGCCTGCTGGCGTTCCAGTGGCTGTTCTTCTTCTTGATCCCGGAGTTCCTCTTCCAGTGGGCGGTGAAGTATCAGTGGGTCGGAGAGACTTTGGCGAGCGACCCGCAGTTCGCCGAGCAGGCCTGGCGCTCCTACGGCATCGTCTATGCCTGGCCACTGTTCTTCTACACCTTTTTCTACGATCCGGCCCAGATCTGGGTGGTGTGGGGCGTTCTTCTGACCTTCCTGCTGATTCCGATTCTGGTGCTGTTCCACGGCAAGCGCTATTGCTCCTGGATCTGTGGCTGCGGCGGCCTCGCCGAGACCTTCGGTGATCGCTGGCGCCACCTCGCTCCCAAGGGACTGCGCTCGATCCGCCTCGAGTGGATGGGGACGGTGGTTCTCGCCTTTGCCGCGCTGGTCACCTTGGCGATGTTGGCGAAGGATGTCACCGGCTTGGTGCGCACCGCCGACTGGGGAATCTACGGCTACCGCATCGTGGTCGACGTCTGGCTGGTGGGCATTCTTCCGGTCACCGTCTACCCCTTCATGGGGGGCAAGGTGTGGTGCCGCTACTGGTGCCCGCTGGCAAAGCTGATGCAGTTCCAGTCGAAATTCTTCACCAAGATCGGCTGGTCGCGCTTTCACATCGTCGCCAATGACAAATGCATTGCCTGCAACGAGTGCTCCCGCAACTGTCAGGTCGGCATCGACGTGATGCGCTATGCCCTCAAGCAGGAGACCCTCGACAACGCCACCTCTTCCTGTATCGGCTGCGGCGTCTGCGTCACCGTGTGTCCGATGGATACGCTGTCCTTCAGCAAGGATGGCGAGAGCTTGCTACCGATCTTGCCGTCCGACCCGCCATCGCCTCCTCCCCCCGCTTCCATCAATTGA